Proteins found in one Tsukamurella paurometabola DSM 20162 genomic segment:
- the trpB gene encoding tryptophan synthase subunit beta, translated as MRDTGLVSLPEASTGLSQRSAYEPDGTGHWGVWGGRHVPEALMAVIEEVTAEFEKVRSDREFLAELDRLQRQYTGRPSPLYPCTRLGEHAGGASILLKREDLNHTGSHKINNVLGQVLLAKRMGKTRVIAETGAGQHGVATATACALLGIECVIFMGKVDTDRQALNVARMRLLGAEVIAVASGSATLKDAINEALRDWVSHADDTYYCFGTAAGPHPFPLLVRDLQRIVGMEAREQVLDLAGRLPDAVVACVGGGSNAIGIFHPFIPDEGVRLVGCEAAGDGVETGRHAATFTGGTPGAFQGAYSYLLQDDDGQTIESHSISAGLDYPGVGPEHAELKESGRAEYVPITDAEAMDAFELLCRTEGIIPAIESAHAVAGALKLGAELGPGAVIVVNLSGRGDKDVDTAGRWFGLLDDEGNVVGQKVIGEDLNTEFRDAEEAAK; from the coding sequence GTGAGGGATACTGGGCTGGTGAGTCTCCCAGAAGCCAGCACCGGACTGTCCCAGCGATCGGCGTACGAGCCGGATGGGACCGGGCACTGGGGAGTCTGGGGCGGTAGACACGTACCTGAAGCGCTGATGGCTGTGATCGAGGAGGTCACGGCCGAATTCGAGAAGGTCCGCAGCGATCGCGAGTTCCTGGCGGAGCTCGACCGGCTCCAGCGGCAGTACACCGGTCGCCCGTCTCCCTTGTACCCGTGCACCCGGCTCGGCGAGCATGCCGGCGGTGCGTCGATCCTCCTCAAGCGCGAGGACCTCAACCACACCGGCAGTCACAAGATAAACAACGTGCTCGGACAAGTGCTGCTCGCCAAGCGGATGGGCAAGACGCGGGTGATCGCGGAGACCGGCGCCGGTCAGCACGGCGTGGCAACGGCGACGGCATGCGCGCTGCTCGGCATCGAGTGCGTGATCTTCATGGGAAAGGTCGATACCGACCGGCAGGCGCTCAACGTAGCCAGGATGCGGTTGCTCGGCGCCGAGGTGATCGCGGTGGCGTCCGGATCGGCGACTCTCAAAGACGCGATCAACGAGGCGCTTCGGGATTGGGTCAGTCACGCCGACGACACCTACTACTGTTTCGGCACCGCCGCCGGGCCGCATCCGTTCCCGCTGCTGGTGCGAGACCTGCAGCGCATTGTCGGAATGGAGGCACGGGAGCAGGTGCTCGACCTCGCCGGGCGGCTCCCGGACGCCGTAGTCGCCTGTGTCGGCGGCGGGTCCAATGCCATCGGCATCTTCCACCCCTTCATTCCGGACGAGGGCGTACGCCTGGTCGGGTGTGAAGCCGCCGGCGACGGAGTCGAAACCGGCAGGCACGCGGCCACCTTCACCGGCGGGACGCCCGGTGCCTTCCAGGGGGCGTACTCGTATCTGTTGCAGGACGACGACGGACAGACGATCGAATCGCACTCGATCTCCGCCGGGCTCGATTATCCGGGCGTCGGCCCGGAGCACGCCGAGCTCAAGGAGTCCGGTCGCGCCGAATACGTCCCGATCACCGACGCCGAGGCGATGGACGCCTTCGAGTTGTTGTGCCGGACCGAGGGGATCATCCCGGCGATCGAGTCCGCGCACGCGGTGGCCGGCGCGCTCAAACTGGGGGCCGAACTCGGCCCGGGGGCGGTGATCGTGGTGAACCTCTCCGGTCGCGGAGACAAGGACGTCGACACCGCCGGGCGGTGGTTCGGGCTGCTCGACGACGAAGGGAACGTAGTGGGGCAGAAGGTGATCGGTGAGGATCTCAACACCGAATTCCGCGACGCCGAGGAGGCCGCGAAATGA